The DNA region GACGACTGACGACACCGGGTCCGCCGCAGATGGCACCACTCCCCTCCTCTGACCGGAGTCAGGAAATGGACGCGATCGCTCAGGTTCGGGAGTTCAACCGCATCGTCACCACGTTCGCCGACGGGGTACCGCCGGTGCGGCCGTCAGCGCGGCCCTGGCGTCGTACGACGAGGCCTTCCGCGTGACCGCCCATGACGCCCACTACGAGATCCAGGCGCGGTCGGAACGCAAGGCGCCGCTCCTCTCGCCCGACAACCCGCGGGAACGCGCCCGCGAGGGCGGTCCGGGTCCCGTCGGCGGGCGGCCCTCGCGGGAGCACCCGCGGCGTCCGCGGCGCGGTCTCCGCCACCGCGTCGGGCGCCTGTGGCGCGGCCGCTGAGCAGGCAGGCGCCGCCGTCGGACCGGGCAGGCAGGCCGACGAGCCGGGCGGGAGGCAGCCGCGGCGAGCCGGGTGGACCGCCGTCGCGCCGGCCCGAACCGTGCATCGTGGGGTCGACCGGGCCTACCAAGTCTCCTAGCCTGGCCGCATGTCCCATGCCAAGACCGTTTACGTCTGCCTGCCTTGCCGGGCGTCGTACAAGCAGCCCTACGACAGGGAGCGCGAGCACCGCGTCTGCCCGCGGTGTGCCGGGGCCCTTCTCCACGTCGGGTCGGCCTTCGCGGCCCCGCGGCGGAGGGACACAGCCGCGTGGCGCACGCTGTCGGTCCTGCTGCACGCCGGAGTGCGCTTCCACAAGGACTGCTGCCTCGGCGGCCCCGGCTATCGCCCGCGCACGCTGCGCGAGGTACGGGAGCGGATGGCCCACGCACGAGCCACCGGCGAACCGTTCGCCCTGGCGCTCGTCCGGCGCGAGCTCCCTTGACGGCGGTCGTCCCCCTAGCCGCACACATCCCCTTCGGGATGATCTGCCACGGACCGAAATGGTTACCCTGGCAGACATGACCGCCATGACTCCCGCCCGCACCGCGCCCGACCTGTCCTTCCTCCTGGACCACACCAGCCACGTCCTGCGGACCCGGATGGCCGCGGCCCTCGCCGAGATCGGCCTCACGGCCCGCATGCACTGCGTCCTGGTCCACGCCTTGGAGGGGGAGCGCACACAGATCCAGCTCGCCGAGATCGGCGACATGGACAAGACCACGATGGTGGTGACCGTGGACGCCCTGGAGAACGCGGGGCTCGCCGAGCGCCGGCCGTCCAGCCGAGACCGGCGGGCCCGGATCATCGCCGTCACCGAGGAGGGCGCCCGGATCGCCGGACGGAGTCAGGAGATCGTCGACCGGGTGCACGAAGAGACCCTGGAGACCCTCGCGGAAGGTGACCGCGAGGCGCTGCTGCGCGCCCTGAACCAGCTGGCCTCCGAGCACCTGGCCGCTCCCGTCGAGAACCCCCGCCCCGTCCGGCGCGCACGCCAGGGCCAGAAGTAGCGGCGCACCGGAGGCCGTGTTGCCGACGGCCACCGGGTGCCGGACGCCCTGCCGGGCGCCGGGCGCCGGGCGAGCCCCCTGACGCGATACGGGCACCCGAGCCCCTGGTCGCGAAGTGGCCCCCACGAATACACGCGGCCCGGTCCGCACCCTCCCGACGACCCGCACCGGAAGCCTCGGGGCGGGACATCCACCGACACAAGGACCGTTAAATATAGTCTGCAACAAAACCATCTGCTACGGTCGATCCTGCCGTCCACCCGACAGGAGTAGGCCGATGTCCGTTGCCGAACCGTCCCTGCGCCCCACCCCCGAAGAGACACCAGGGCCACCACCCGGGCCGGCACCAGGACCGAACCTCCGCACCCGCAGGCTCGCCCTCGGGGTGATCGCCGCCGGCATGCTGATGATCATCCTCGACGGCTCCATCGTCACCGTGGCGATGCCCGCCATGCAGCGCGACCTCGGATTCACGGCCACCGGCCTCAGCTGGGTGGTCAACGCGTACCTGATCGCCTTCGGCAGCCTGCTGCTGCTGGCCGGCCGGCTCGGCGACCTCCTCGGCCGCACCCGTATGTTCCTCGCCGGGACGGCCGTCTTCACCCTGGCCTCCCTGCTGGCCGGTGTGGCCACCACCCCCGCCGCCCTCATCACCGCACGGTTCCTGCAGGGTGTGGGCAGCGCGATGGCCTCCGCGGTCGGTCTCGGCATCCTCGTCACCCTGTTCACCGAGCCGCGCGAGCGCGCCCGGGCCATCGCCGTGTTCTCGTTCACCGGCGCGGCCGGCGCCTCGATCGGCCAGGTCCTCGGCGGCGTCCTCACCGACGCGCTGAGCTGGCACTGGATCTTCTTCATCAACCTGCCGATCGGCGTCGCGGCCCTGCTGATCGCCCGCCGCGTCCTGCCCGCCGACCGGGGCATCGGTCTCGCCGCCGGTGCCGACGTCCTCGGCGCCGCCCTCGTCACGGGGGGTCTGATGCTCGGGATCCACACCGTGGTGCAGGTCGATGAGCACGGCTGGGTCTCCGGACGCACGCTCGGTCCAGGCGCCCTCGCCCTCGCGCTCCTGGCCGCGTTCGCCGTCCGCCAGGCCACAGCCCGCACCCCGCTCATGCCCCTGCGGATCCTCCGCCCGCGCGGAGTGGCGGGTGCCAACCTCGTGCAGATGCTCATGGTGGCCGCCCTGTTCTCGTTCCAGATCATCGTCGCGCTCCACCTGCAGAACGTGCTCGGATACGGCGCCGCCCAGACCGGTCTCGCCATGCTCCCGGCAGCAGCGGCCATCGGAGCCACCTCGCTGGGCGTCTCCGCCCGCCTGAACCAGCGGTTCGGTGAGCGCGCCGTCCTGACGGCCGGGATCCTGCTGCTGATCGGCGCCCTCGGCTTCCTCACACGCGTCCCCGTAGAGGCGCAGTACGTCACCGATCTGCTGCCCGTGATGCTCCTCGCCGCCGGCTTCGGGCTCGCGATCCCCGCGCTGACGACGCTTGGCATGTCAGGCGCGGGGGACGACGACGCCGGACTCGCGTCAGGGCTCTTCAACACCACCCAGCAGGTCGGCATGGCCCTCGGCGTCGCGGTGCTGTCCACCCTCGCGGCGGGCCGCACCGACCGGATGCTCGCGGACGGCCACTCCCGGGCGCAGGCACTGACCGGCGGCTATCAGCTGGCGTTTGCGGTCGGCACCGGCCTGCTCGTGGCCGCTCTCGCCGCAGTCCTCCTCGTCCTGCGACCCGCCCCGTCCCGCTCCGGCCGCGCCCTCACCCCCTCCCCGAAGGAACCCGCCATGAACACCGCCGGAACACCGGAAGCGAAGAGCAGGCCCGCGCCCCGCGTCCTCACCGATCAGGAGCTCTCCCACATCCTCGCCAAGCAGCAGTTCGGCGTACTCGCCGCCGTCCGCGGCACCGGCCACCCCCACCTGTCCACCGTGCTGTACCGATGGGACGGCGAGGAACGCGTCCTGCGCATCTCCACCACCACCGAGCGCCTCAAGACGCGCATGCTGCGCCGCGATCCGCATGCCGCACTGCACGTCCAGGGCGAGGACGTCTGGTCGTTCGCCGTGGCCGAGGGCGAGGCGGAGGTGTCGGAGGTGACCACCGTGGCCGGTGACGCGGTCGGCCGGGAACTCCTCTCCCTGACACCGGGTTTCGACGACCCGGCGGCCGAACAGGCTTTCCTCGCCCAGGTGGTGGCCGAGAACCGGGTGGTGATCCGTATCCGGGTGACGAGGCTGTACGGGACTGCCCTGGACATCCCGGCCGAACAGTGACGAGAGTCCGCCGGGCCCCTCATTGAGGGGCGCCGACCCGGCCCAGCCCGTTCCGCAGCTGCACGAAGGCGAGTTCCGCCGCCGTCACCGCGTCTCCGTACACCTGTGCGGCGCTCTCGCCCGCCTCGATCCGGCGCCAGTTCTCCTCGGCCAGGATGCGCAGTACGGCGACGACCTGCCCCGCGGCGAGGCGCGCCGGGACCGCGGCCGAGGGGTCCAGGGCCCGGGCGAGGGCGGCCTCGGAGCGGCCTTGGTAGGCGTGGAGCCGGGCGACGAGTGACGGGGTCCCGTAGAGCAGTCCGTGGAAGGCGAGCACCTGCGGGACGTCGCAGAGACCCGTCACCGGGTCGCGTCGCTCCAGGCCGTCCAGGAAGTGGCGGCGCAGCGCGTCCAGGGGGGAGGTGCCCTCCGGCCGGCCGGCCACCACCCGGGCCGCCTCGTCCTCGTGATCGGCGAACCGGTGCAGCACCAGGTCCTCCTTGGACGGGAAGTACCGGAACAGTGTCGGCTTGGAGATCTCGGCCGCCGCCGCCACTTCGGCCACCGAGACCTTGTCGAAGCCCCGCTCCAGGAAGAGGGAGATGGCGGTCTCGGAGACGGCCTGATAGGTCCGCTGCTTCTTGCGCTCGCGCAGACCGGGCTTACCGTCGCTCATGACC from Streptomyces sp. B1I3 includes:
- a CDS encoding deoxyxylulose-5-phosphate synthase, whose product is MSHAKTVYVCLPCRASYKQPYDREREHRVCPRCAGALLHVGSAFAAPRRRDTAAWRTLSVLLHAGVRFHKDCCLGGPGYRPRTLREVRERMAHARATGEPFALALVRRELP
- a CDS encoding MarR family winged helix-turn-helix transcriptional regulator produces the protein MTAMTPARTAPDLSFLLDHTSHVLRTRMAAALAEIGLTARMHCVLVHALEGERTQIQLAEIGDMDKTTMVVTVDALENAGLAERRPSSRDRRARIIAVTEEGARIAGRSQEIVDRVHEETLETLAEGDREALLRALNQLASEHLAAPVENPRPVRRARQGQK
- a CDS encoding TIGR03618 family F420-dependent PPOX class oxidoreductase, with translation MNTAGTPEAKSRPAPRVLTDQELSHILAKQQFGVLAAVRGTGHPHLSTVLYRWDGEERVLRISTTTERLKTRMLRRDPHAALHVQGEDVWSFAVAEGEAEVSEVTTVAGDAVGRELLSLTPGFDDPAAEQAFLAQVVAENRVVIRIRVTRLYGTALDIPAEQ
- a CDS encoding TetR/AcrR family transcriptional regulator; this encodes MSDGKPGLRERKKQRTYQAVSETAISLFLERGFDKVSVAEVAAAAEISKPTLFRYFPSKEDLVLHRFADHEDEAARVVAGRPEGTSPLDALRRHFLDGLERRDPVTGLCDVPQVLAFHGLLYGTPSLVARLHAYQGRSEAALARALDPSAAVPARLAAGQVVAVLRILAEENWRRIEAGESAAQVYGDAVTAAELAFVQLRNGLGRVGAPQ